A window of the Serratia sarumanii genome harbors these coding sequences:
- the nth gene encoding endonuclease III, whose amino-acid sequence MNKQKRLEILTRLRDNNPHPTTELVYTTPFELLIAVLLSAQATDVSVNKATAKLYPVANTPAAMLALGVDGVKEYIKTIGLFNSKAENVIKTCRMLLELHGGEVPEDRAALEALPGVGRKTANVVLNTAFGWATIAVDTHIFRVCNRTHFAPGKNVDQVEEKLLKVVPAEFKVDCHHWLILHGRYTCIARKPRCGSCIIEDLCEYKEKVYPES is encoded by the coding sequence ATGAACAAGCAGAAGCGACTGGAAATTCTGACCCGGCTGCGCGACAACAACCCGCATCCGACCACCGAACTGGTGTACACCACGCCGTTTGAACTGCTGATCGCGGTATTGCTGTCCGCACAGGCCACCGACGTCAGCGTCAACAAAGCGACCGCCAAGCTTTATCCGGTCGCCAACACCCCCGCCGCCATGCTGGCGCTGGGGGTTGATGGCGTCAAGGAGTACATCAAGACCATTGGTCTGTTCAACAGCAAGGCCGAAAACGTGATCAAAACCTGCCGCATGCTGCTGGAGCTGCACGGCGGCGAAGTGCCGGAAGATCGCGCCGCGCTGGAAGCGCTGCCGGGCGTCGGCCGCAAGACCGCCAACGTGGTGCTCAATACCGCCTTCGGCTGGGCGACCATCGCCGTGGACACCCACATCTTCCGGGTGTGCAACCGCACTCACTTCGCGCCAGGCAAGAACGTCGATCAGGTGGAAGAGAAGCTGTTGAAGGTGGTGCCCGCCGAATTCAAGGTCGATTGCCACCACTGGCTGATCCTGCACGGCCGCTATACCTGCATCGCGCGCAAACCGCGCTGTGGCTCCTGCATTATCGAAGACCTGTGCGAGTATAAAGAAAAGGTTTATCCGGAATCCTGA
- a CDS encoding electron transport complex subunit E produces MSEAKELIVQGLWKNNSALVQLLGMCPLLAVTSTVTNALGLGLATTLVLVLTNASISAVRRWVPSEVRIPIYVMIIAAVVSIVQMLINAYAFGLYQSLGIFIPLIVTNCIVVGRAEAVAARKPVGLSALDGLAIGLGATGVMVTLGSMRELLGNGTLFDGADQLLGGWAKSLRIEVVHFDSPFLLAMLPPGAFIGLGLLLAVKYLIDEKMKARKARAVAVEPLLEQGRAEKA; encoded by the coding sequence ATGAGTGAAGCCAAAGAATTGATCGTCCAGGGGTTGTGGAAGAACAACTCCGCCCTGGTGCAGCTGCTGGGCATGTGCCCGCTGCTGGCGGTGACCTCCACCGTCACCAACGCGCTCGGCCTGGGGTTGGCCACCACCCTGGTTTTGGTCTTGACCAACGCCTCGATTTCCGCGGTGCGCCGCTGGGTGCCGAGCGAAGTGCGTATTCCGATCTACGTGATGATCATCGCCGCGGTGGTGAGCATCGTGCAGATGCTGATCAACGCCTATGCCTTCGGTTTGTATCAGTCGCTCGGGATCTTTATTCCGTTGATCGTGACCAACTGCATCGTGGTCGGCCGTGCCGAAGCGGTGGCGGCGCGAAAACCGGTCGGCCTCTCGGCGCTGGACGGTCTGGCCATCGGCCTCGGCGCCACCGGCGTGATGGTGACGCTGGGCTCGATGCGAGAACTGTTGGGCAACGGCACGCTGTTCGATGGCGCCGACCAGCTGCTGGGCGGCTGGGCCAAGTCACTGCGCATCGAAGTGGTGCATTTCGACAGCCCCTTCCTGCTGGCCATGTTGCCGCCGGGCGCCTTTATCGGCCTGGGGCTGCTGCTGGCGGTCAAATATCTGATCGACGAAAAAATGAAGGCGCGCAAAGCCCGCGCCGTGGCGGTGGAACCGCTGCTGGAACAAGGACGTGCTGAGAAGGCCTGA
- the rsxG gene encoding electron transport complex subunit RsxG, translating into MLNSMRKHGTTLAVFAAVTTGLTAVVYTLTKGTIAHQAALQQKALLDQVVPPENYDNIMQNECLLVSDPALGDGAPHRLYLARKNGQPTAAALETTAPDGYSGAIKLLVGADFNGTVLGTRVIEHHETPGLGDKIELRISDWISFFSGKKIEGPDDKRWAVKKDGGMFDQFTGATITPRAVVNAVRRTALYMETLPPKLESLPACGAAE; encoded by the coding sequence ATGCTGAATTCCATGAGAAAGCACGGCACCACGCTGGCGGTGTTCGCGGCGGTCACCACCGGCCTGACCGCCGTGGTCTATACCTTGACGAAAGGCACCATCGCCCATCAGGCGGCGCTGCAGCAAAAAGCGTTGCTCGATCAGGTGGTGCCGCCGGAAAACTACGACAACATTATGCAGAACGAATGCCTCCTGGTCAGCGATCCGGCGCTGGGCGACGGCGCGCCGCACCGCTTGTACCTGGCGCGCAAAAACGGGCAACCGACCGCCGCCGCGCTGGAAACCACCGCGCCGGACGGCTACTCCGGCGCCATCAAGCTGCTGGTCGGCGCCGATTTCAACGGCACGGTGCTCGGCACCCGCGTGATTGAACACCACGAAACCCCGGGGCTGGGGGACAAAATCGAACTGCGCATTTCCGACTGGATTTCCTTCTTCAGCGGCAAGAAAATCGAAGGCCCGGACGATAAGCGCTGGGCGGTGAAGAAAGACGGCGGTATGTTCGATCAGTTCACCGGCGCTACCATCACCCCGCGTGCGGTGGTCAATGCAGTGCGCCGCACGGCGTTGTATATGGAAACGCTGCCGCCTAAACTTGAAAGCTTACCTGCGTGTGGAGCCGCCGAATGA
- the rsxD gene encoding electron transport complex subunit RsxD, with amino-acid sequence MKFRPVSPTAAKGLHIASSPFTHNQQSTSRIMLWVMLACIPGIAAQIWFFGYGVLIQVALAAIVALAAEGAILRLRKLPVRSRLADNSALLTALLLGISLPPLAPWWMIVIGTFFAIVIAKQLYGGLGQNPFNPAMVGYVVLLISFPVQMTSWLPPDELRATALSLHDTLLAIFSGHTSQGATLHELQMGVDGISQATPLDGFKTGLRSGHSVEQVLQQPLFGGALAGIGWQWVNLGFLAGGLFMLARRLIHWQIPFSMLAAIAFCSGLAWWIDPAHQASPLIHLFSGASMLGAFFIATDPVSASTTPKGRLIYGALIGMLVWLIRVYGGYPDGVAFAVLLANITVPLIDHYTQPRVYGHR; translated from the coding sequence ATGAAGTTCAGGCCGGTATCACCCACAGCCGCCAAAGGCTTACACATCGCCAGCTCGCCGTTCACCCACAACCAGCAAAGCACCAGCCGCATCATGCTGTGGGTGATGTTGGCGTGCATTCCCGGCATCGCGGCGCAGATTTGGTTCTTCGGCTACGGCGTATTGATTCAGGTGGCGCTGGCGGCGATCGTCGCGCTGGCCGCAGAAGGCGCGATCCTCAGGCTGCGCAAGCTGCCGGTGCGCAGCCGGCTGGCAGATAACTCCGCTTTGCTGACCGCCCTGCTGCTCGGCATCAGCCTGCCGCCGCTGGCCCCGTGGTGGATGATCGTTATCGGTACCTTCTTCGCCATCGTCATCGCCAAGCAGCTGTACGGCGGCCTCGGGCAGAACCCGTTCAACCCGGCGATGGTCGGTTACGTGGTGCTGCTGATCTCCTTCCCGGTACAGATGACCAGCTGGCTGCCGCCGGATGAGCTGCGCGCCACCGCGCTGTCGCTCCACGACACGCTGCTGGCCATTTTCAGCGGCCATACCTCGCAAGGCGCGACGCTGCACGAACTGCAGATGGGCGTGGACGGCATCAGCCAGGCCACGCCGCTCGACGGCTTCAAAACCGGCCTGCGCAGCGGCCACAGCGTGGAACAGGTGTTACAGCAGCCGCTGTTCGGCGGCGCGCTGGCCGGCATCGGCTGGCAATGGGTCAACCTCGGCTTCCTGGCCGGCGGCCTGTTTATGCTGGCGCGCCGCCTAATCCATTGGCAAATCCCTTTCAGCATGTTGGCCGCCATCGCCTTCTGCTCTGGCCTTGCCTGGTGGATCGATCCGGCGCATCAGGCTTCGCCGCTGATCCACCTGTTCTCCGGCGCCAGCATGCTGGGCGCGTTCTTTATCGCCACCGATCCGGTCAGCGCCTCCACCACGCCGAAGGGCCGCCTGATCTACGGCGCGCTGATCGGCATGCTGGTCTGGCTGATCCGCGTCTATGGCGGCTACCCCGACGGCGTGGCTTTCGCCGTGCTGCTCGCCAACATCACCGTCCCGTTAATCGACCACTACACGCAGCCGCGCGTGTACGGCCATCGCTAA
- a CDS encoding helix-turn-helix domain-containing protein produces the protein MTNEDIFFIEELIEWVEIHLEKRPNLDEVARISGYSKWHLQRKFKRITGIQLATYIRSRILTRAAVALRITRRSIIDISDELGFDSQQTFTRMFKQRFGTTPNRYRSMTHWDVKNLMPRFNFEASYGAGYYPEVKRLTLPDMQLVGFTRRLDFASEQELEYSSCMAMKDEIFNDFFKGLHVDCRRIYSIYSPHAGEGDELSSTLVMAVDPEHKKDILSNYQIDTFHLPSREFISINHKGSAKECLQFFGYLMSHVMPGLKDEVRGSMEMEIIQTKEWNPESKLRQIDVDYTYLISID, from the coding sequence ATGACAAATGAAGACATTTTTTTTATTGAAGAGCTAATTGAGTGGGTGGAGATACATCTGGAGAAACGGCCAAACCTGGATGAAGTCGCGCGTATTTCGGGCTATTCCAAGTGGCATCTGCAGCGTAAATTCAAGCGTATTACCGGCATTCAACTCGCCACCTACATCCGTTCGCGTATCCTGACGCGCGCCGCGGTGGCGCTGCGCATTACTCGTCGCTCCATCATCGACATTTCCGATGAGCTGGGCTTCGACTCTCAGCAGACCTTTACCCGCATGTTCAAGCAGCGCTTCGGCACCACGCCCAATCGCTACCGTTCGATGACGCACTGGGACGTGAAAAACCTGATGCCGCGCTTTAACTTCGAAGCCAGCTACGGCGCCGGTTATTACCCGGAAGTGAAGCGGCTGACGCTGCCCGACATGCAGTTGGTCGGTTTCACGCGCCGGCTGGATTTCGCCTCCGAACAGGAGCTGGAGTACTCTTCCTGCATGGCGATGAAGGACGAGATTTTCAACGACTTCTTCAAGGGGCTGCACGTCGACTGTCGGCGGATTTACAGCATCTACTCCCCTCATGCCGGGGAGGGCGACGAGCTCTCATCCACGCTGGTGATGGCGGTCGATCCTGAACACAAAAAGGATATTCTTTCCAACTATCAAATCGACACTTTCCATCTGCCGAGCCGCGAGTTTATCTCCATCAACCATAAGGGTTCGGCGAAAGAGTGTTTGCAGTTTTTCGGCTACCTGATGTCGCATGTAATGCCGGGGCTGAAGGATGAAGTGCGCGGCAGTATGGAAATGGAGATCATTCAAACCAAAGAGTGGAATCCGGAATCCAAACTGCGCCAGATTGATGTGGATTACACCTACCTGATCTCTATCGATTAA
- the rsxC gene encoding electron transport complex subunit RsxC, whose protein sequence is MLNLFAAFKKDRIWDFNGGIHPPEMKTQSSGAPLRVAPLPKTFIIPLQQHLGPEGELCVNAGDRVLKGQPLTVGRGRTVPVHAPTSGTVSAITPHITAHPSGLTELCVIIEADGEDRWCERDPVADYRQAPAADLIQRIHQAGIAGLGGAGFPTASKLQGGMSGVETLILNAAECEPYITADDRLMQEHADQIVEGTQILQHILQPKVTLIGIEDNKPEAIAALKQALRGQSGIALRVIPTKYPSGGAKQLTKILTGKEVPHGKHSSAIGVLMQNVGTAFAIKRAIVDGEPLIERVVTLTGDAIERPGNLWARIGTPVQHLLDFAGFRPQAQQMVVMGGPLMGFTLPALNVPIVKISNCILAPTVDEMTPQEPEQSCIRCGLCVDACPAGLLPQQLYWFSRGQEHDKARNHNLFDCIECGACAFVCPSNIPLVQYYRQEKAEIKAIDLEAARAAEAKARYEAKLARLEREKLAREERHKKAAVKLTDDDQGAVQAALARVRSKNAEAAVTPVDGQQPDNSEMIAAREARKAQARERRAQLAAEAEKEAPPAASGDDARKAAVAAALARVKARKEAPAADNAAPAATEDDPRKAAVAAALARVKAKKAEQQADTPAAAEPAPASAEEDPRKAAVAAALARVKAKKAAQQADAPAPAETAPAAAEEDPRKAAVAAALARVKAKKAAQQADAPAPAETAPAATEEDPRKAAVAAAIARAKAKKAAQQADAPAPAETAPVTAEEDPRKAAVAAAIARAKAKKAAQQADAPAAAETAPATAEEDPRKAAVAAAIARAKAKKAARESLAAETEDK, encoded by the coding sequence ATGCTTAATCTGTTCGCCGCCTTTAAAAAAGACCGGATCTGGGATTTCAACGGCGGGATCCATCCGCCGGAAATGAAAACGCAGTCCAGCGGTGCGCCGCTGCGTGTCGCTCCCCTGCCCAAGACCTTTATCATTCCGCTGCAACAGCATCTGGGGCCTGAAGGCGAGCTGTGCGTCAATGCCGGCGATCGGGTGTTGAAAGGCCAGCCGCTGACCGTCGGCCGCGGCCGCACCGTGCCGGTTCACGCCCCGACCTCGGGCACCGTCAGCGCCATCACGCCGCACATCACCGCGCACCCTTCCGGGCTGACGGAGCTGTGCGTGATTATCGAGGCGGACGGCGAAGACCGCTGGTGCGAGCGCGATCCGGTGGCTGACTACCGCCAAGCGCCCGCCGCGGATCTGATTCAACGTATTCATCAGGCCGGCATCGCCGGTCTGGGCGGCGCCGGTTTCCCAACCGCTAGCAAGCTGCAGGGCGGCATGAGCGGCGTGGAAACGCTGATCCTCAACGCCGCCGAGTGCGAACCTTACATCACCGCCGACGATCGCCTGATGCAGGAACATGCCGATCAGATCGTTGAAGGCACGCAGATCCTGCAACATATTCTGCAACCCAAGGTCACGCTGATCGGCATCGAAGACAACAAACCGGAGGCGATCGCGGCGCTGAAGCAGGCGTTACGCGGCCAGTCCGGCATTGCGCTGCGCGTTATCCCCACCAAATACCCGTCCGGCGGCGCCAAACAGCTGACCAAGATCCTGACCGGCAAGGAAGTGCCGCACGGCAAGCACTCCTCTGCCATCGGCGTATTGATGCAAAACGTCGGCACCGCCTTCGCCATCAAGCGAGCGATCGTCGACGGTGAACCGCTGATTGAGCGCGTAGTGACCCTGACCGGCGACGCGATCGAGCGCCCGGGCAACCTGTGGGCGCGCATCGGCACGCCGGTGCAGCACCTGCTTGACTTCGCCGGTTTCCGCCCGCAGGCGCAGCAGATGGTGGTCATGGGCGGCCCGCTGATGGGCTTCACCCTGCCTGCGCTGAACGTGCCGATCGTTAAGATCAGCAACTGCATTCTGGCGCCGACGGTCGATGAAATGACACCGCAGGAGCCGGAGCAGTCCTGCATCCGCTGCGGCCTGTGTGTAGACGCTTGCCCTGCCGGGCTGCTGCCGCAGCAGCTGTACTGGTTCAGCCGTGGGCAGGAGCACGACAAGGCGCGCAACCATAACCTGTTCGACTGCATTGAATGCGGCGCCTGCGCGTTCGTCTGCCCCAGCAACATCCCGCTGGTGCAGTACTACCGTCAGGAAAAGGCCGAGATCAAGGCTATCGATCTGGAAGCGGCGCGCGCCGCCGAGGCCAAGGCGCGTTACGAAGCCAAGCTGGCCCGCCTGGAGCGCGAGAAGCTGGCGCGCGAAGAGCGGCACAAAAAAGCCGCCGTCAAACTGACCGACGACGATCAGGGTGCGGTGCAGGCCGCGCTGGCGCGCGTGCGCAGCAAGAATGCCGAAGCGGCGGTTACGCCGGTCGACGGCCAGCAGCCGGATAACAGCGAAATGATCGCTGCCCGCGAAGCGCGTAAAGCGCAGGCGCGTGAACGCCGCGCCCAGTTGGCGGCCGAGGCGGAAAAAGAGGCGCCACCGGCGGCCTCCGGCGACGACGCGCGCAAAGCCGCCGTGGCCGCGGCGCTGGCCCGCGTGAAAGCGCGCAAGGAAGCGCCGGCCGCAGACAACGCCGCCCCGGCGGCAACAGAGGACGATCCGCGTAAAGCGGCCGTTGCTGCCGCCCTGGCGCGCGTCAAAGCCAAAAAGGCAGAGCAGCAGGCAGATACCCCAGCCGCAGCGGAACCGGCTCCGGCAAGCGCCGAAGAAGATCCGCGCAAGGCGGCGGTTGCTGCCGCTCTGGCGCGTGTCAAAGCCAAGAAAGCGGCACAGCAGGCAGATGCCCCAGCACCGGCGGAAACGGCGCCGGCAGCCGCCGAAGAAGACCCGCGCAAGGCGGCGGTCGCTGCCGCTCTGGCGCGTGTCAAAGCCAAGAAAGCGGCGCAGCAGGCAGATGCCCCTGCACCGGCGGAAACGGCGCCGGCAGCCACCGAGGAAGATCCGCGCAAGGCGGCGGTCGCGGCGGCTATCGCCCGCGCCAAAGCCAAGAAAGCGGCGCAGCAGGCGGACGCCCCTGCACCGGCGGAAACGGCGCCGGTAACCGCCGAGGAAGATCCGCGCAAGGCGGCGGTCGCGGCGGCTATCGCACGCGCCAAAGCCAAGAAGGCGGCGCAGCAGGCGGACGCCCCTGCAGCGGCGGAAACGGCGCCGGCAACCGCCGAGGAAGATCCGCGCAAGGCGGCGGTCGCGGCGGCTATCGCCCGCGCCAAAGCCAAAAAAGCCGCCAGGGAATCGCTGGCGGCGGAAACGGAAGACAAATGA
- the rsxB gene encoding electron transport complex subunit RsxB codes for MTALWIAIAALSALGLLFGLVLGYAARRFEVEEDPVAEQVDAILPQSQCGQCGYPGCRPYAEAVANGEMINKCAPGGEQVMLKLAELLNVEPQPLGSEAAAEPERKVAYIDEANCIGCTKCIQACPVDAIVGATRAMHTVITDLCTGCDLCVAPCPTDCIEMRPVATTTANWKWDMKTIPVQVIHVEQHA; via the coding sequence ATGACTGCGTTGTGGATAGCTATCGCGGCTTTAAGCGCGCTCGGGCTGCTGTTCGGACTGGTGCTGGGCTACGCCGCGCGCCGTTTTGAGGTGGAGGAGGATCCGGTCGCCGAGCAGGTCGACGCGATCCTGCCGCAGAGCCAGTGCGGCCAGTGCGGCTACCCCGGTTGCCGCCCCTACGCCGAGGCGGTGGCCAACGGCGAGATGATCAACAAATGCGCGCCGGGTGGCGAACAGGTGATGTTGAAACTGGCGGAGCTGCTCAACGTCGAGCCGCAGCCGCTGGGCAGCGAAGCCGCCGCCGAGCCGGAGCGTAAAGTGGCCTATATCGACGAGGCCAACTGCATCGGCTGCACCAAGTGCATTCAGGCCTGCCCGGTGGACGCCATCGTCGGCGCCACCCGCGCCATGCACACCGTCATCACCGACCTCTGCACCGGCTGCGACCTGTGCGTCGCCCCTTGCCCTACCGACTGTATTGAAATGAGACCGGTCGCCACCACCACCGCCAACTGGAAGTGGGACATGAAGACGATCCCGGTGCAAGTGATCCACGTGGAGCAACATGCTTAA
- the rsxA gene encoding electron transport complex subunit RsxA → MTEYLLLFVGTVLVNNFVLVKFLGLCPFLGVSKKLESAIGMGMATTFVMTLASVSAWVINTFILVPLDLVYLRTLSFILVIAVVVQFTEMVVRKTSPALYRLLGIFLPLITTNCAVLGVALLNVNLGYNFLQSAVYGFSAAAGFSLVMVLFAAIRERLAVADVPAPFRGSSIALITAGLMSLAFMGFTGLVKF, encoded by the coding sequence ATGACCGAATACCTGCTCCTGTTTGTCGGCACCGTACTGGTGAACAACTTCGTTCTGGTGAAGTTTCTTGGCCTGTGCCCGTTCCTCGGCGTTTCCAAGAAGCTGGAAAGCGCCATCGGCATGGGAATGGCCACCACCTTCGTCATGACGCTGGCCTCCGTCAGCGCCTGGGTGATCAACACCTTTATTCTGGTTCCGCTGGATCTGGTGTATCTGCGCACGCTCTCCTTCATTCTGGTGATCGCCGTCGTCGTGCAGTTCACCGAGATGGTGGTGCGCAAGACCAGCCCGGCGCTCTACCGCCTGCTGGGCATCTTCCTGCCGCTGATCACCACCAACTGCGCGGTGCTTGGCGTAGCGTTGCTTAACGTTAACCTCGGCTATAACTTCCTGCAGTCCGCCGTGTACGGCTTCAGCGCCGCCGCCGGTTTCTCGCTGGTCATGGTGCTGTTTGCCGCCATTCGCGAACGTCTGGCGGTCGCCGACGTGCCGGCGCCGTTCCGCGGCTCCTCGATCGCACTGATCACCGCCGGGCTGATGTCGCTGGCCTTTATGGGCTTTACCGGGCTGGTGAAATTCTAA
- a CDS encoding DUF2569 domain-containing protein, with amino-acid sequence MSQAEYSRIGGWLLAPMAYLIVTLLSASLMLLLYAMAIFMPESRDYLLTNAQAFTLQWYFSVLTTLLMWCFTLWLLWLFCQRSQRFPKLFLLWLLITVLLAVKAFAFAPVPDEVAVRSLGWPLLMAALLVPYIKRSQRVKGTFTER; translated from the coding sequence ATGTCTCAAGCTGAATACTCTCGTATCGGCGGTTGGTTGCTGGCCCCGATGGCCTATCTGATCGTCACCCTGCTCAGCGCCAGCCTGATGCTGCTCCTGTACGCCATGGCGATCTTTATGCCCGAATCGCGCGACTATCTGCTGACCAACGCCCAGGCGTTTACCCTGCAATGGTACTTTTCGGTGCTGACCACGCTCTTGATGTGGTGCTTCACCCTGTGGCTGCTGTGGCTGTTTTGCCAGCGCTCGCAGCGCTTCCCCAAGCTGTTCTTGCTGTGGCTGCTGATCACGGTGCTCCTGGCGGTGAAAGCCTTCGCCTTCGCGCCGGTGCCGGATGAAGTGGCAGTGCGCAGCCTCGGCTGGCCGCTGCTGATGGCGGCGCTGCTGGTGCCTTACATCAAGCGCTCGCAGCGGGTCAAAGGCACCTTTACCGAACGTTAA
- a CDS encoding oxidoreductase — MAEKIRVGLVGYGYAGKTFHAPLIAGTPGLELATVSSSDAGKVHADWPSMAVVGDAQALFADPTLDLIVIPTPNDTHFPLAQQALAAGKHVVVDKPFTVTLSQAQALQQQAQQSGLLLSVFHNRRWDSDFLTLKALLNEGALGEVVYFESHFDRYRPQVRQRWREQGGVGSGIWYDLAPHLLDQALQLFGKPERLFVDLGELRPGAQAVDYFHALLSYGNRRVVLHASMLAAAESPRYVVHGTRGSYIKYGLDLQEDRLKAGERLPQADWGYDMRDGVVTLSRGDLLAEQPLLNIPGNYPAYYAAVRDAIAGIGENPVPAADAITVMALIELGLESARLQQALPVV; from the coding sequence ATGGCTGAGAAAATTCGTGTCGGGCTGGTCGGTTACGGCTACGCCGGCAAAACCTTTCATGCGCCGCTGATCGCCGGTACGCCGGGGCTGGAGCTGGCTACCGTCTCCAGCAGCGATGCCGGCAAAGTGCACGCCGACTGGCCGTCGATGGCGGTGGTGGGCGATGCGCAGGCGCTGTTCGCCGATCCCACCCTCGATCTGATCGTGATTCCCACTCCCAACGACACCCACTTCCCGCTGGCGCAGCAGGCGCTGGCCGCCGGCAAGCACGTGGTGGTGGATAAACCGTTTACCGTGACATTGTCACAAGCGCAGGCGCTGCAACAGCAGGCGCAGCAGAGCGGTTTGCTGCTGTCGGTATTTCACAACCGCCGCTGGGACAGCGACTTCCTTACCTTGAAAGCGCTGCTGAATGAGGGCGCGCTGGGCGAGGTGGTGTATTTCGAGTCGCATTTCGATCGCTACCGGCCGCAGGTGCGCCAGCGCTGGCGTGAACAGGGCGGCGTCGGCAGCGGTATCTGGTACGATTTGGCGCCGCACTTGCTCGATCAGGCGCTGCAACTCTTCGGCAAGCCCGAGCGGCTGTTCGTCGATCTGGGGGAATTGCGGCCGGGGGCGCAGGCGGTGGACTATTTCCACGCCTTGCTGAGCTATGGCAATCGCCGCGTGGTGCTGCACGCCAGCATGCTGGCGGCGGCGGAGAGCCCGCGTTACGTGGTGCACGGCACCCGCGGCAGCTATATCAAATACGGCCTGGACCTGCAGGAAGACCGGCTGAAGGCCGGTGAGCGCCTGCCGCAGGCCGATTGGGGCTATGACATGCGCGACGGCGTGGTGACGCTGTCACGTGGCGATCTGCTGGCGGAGCAGCCGCTGCTCAACATTCCCGGCAACTACCCGGCCTATTACGCCGCGGTGCGCGACGCGATCGCCGGCATCGGCGAAAACCCGGTGCCGGCCGCCGACGCCATCACGGTGATGGCATTGATCGAACTGGGGCTGGAATCGGCCCGGCTGCAGCAGGCGCTGCCGGTGGTCTGA
- a CDS encoding bile acid:sodium symporter family protein — translation MSWLQRLRIDKFLLVLILVVIVASLFPCEGIWKTFFEHLTTAAIALLFFMHGAKLSREAIVAGMSHWKLHLLVFLSTFALFPLLGLAMNLLVPGIMTPTVYLGFLYLCALPATVQSAIAFTSAAGGNVAAAICSASASSILGVFLSPLLVGALMHTQGGNTDVLHAIGSIILQLMVPFVVGHLARPLIGKWVDRHRKLINLTDRSSILLVVYTAFSAAVVEGIWHRIDGWSLLTILVMSLVLLTVVLVINTYAARWLGFNTADEITIVFCGSKKSLANGIPMANVLFPAAAVGAMVLPLMIFHQVQLMVCAVLAQRYARKTAKQRAEAETLAAK, via the coding sequence ATGTCCTGGTTGCAGCGTTTGCGCATTGATAAATTTTTGCTGGTTCTGATTTTGGTGGTGATCGTCGCCTCGCTGTTCCCTTGCGAAGGCATCTGGAAAACCTTCTTTGAACACCTGACCACCGCCGCCATCGCGCTGCTGTTCTTTATGCACGGCGCCAAGCTGTCGCGCGAGGCGATCGTCGCCGGCATGAGCCACTGGAAGCTGCATCTGCTGGTGTTCCTCAGCACCTTTGCGCTGTTCCCGCTGCTTGGGCTGGCGATGAATCTGCTGGTGCCGGGCATCATGACGCCGACGGTCTATCTCGGCTTCCTCTATCTGTGCGCGCTGCCGGCCACGGTGCAATCGGCCATCGCCTTTACCTCGGCGGCGGGCGGCAACGTGGCGGCGGCGATCTGCAGCGCCTCGGCGTCGAGCATTCTCGGCGTGTTCCTGTCGCCGCTGCTGGTGGGGGCGTTGATGCATACCCAGGGCGGCAATACCGACGTGCTGCACGCCATCGGTTCAATCATTCTGCAGCTGATGGTGCCGTTCGTGGTTGGCCATCTGGCGCGGCCGCTGATCGGCAAGTGGGTCGATCGCCATCGTAAGCTGATCAACCTGACCGACCGCTCGTCGATCCTGCTGGTGGTGTATACCGCGTTCAGCGCGGCGGTGGTGGAAGGGATTTGGCATCGCATCGACGGCTGGTCGCTGCTGACCATCCTGGTTATGTCGTTGGTGCTGCTGACGGTGGTGTTGGTGATCAACACCTATGCGGCGCGTTGGCTGGGCTTCAACACCGCCGATGAAATCACCATCGTCTTCTGCGGCTCGAAAAAGAGCCTGGCGAACGGCATCCCGATGGCCAACGTGCTGTTCCCGGCCGCGGCGGTGGGCGCCATGGTGCTGCCGCTGATGATTTTCCACCAGGTGCAGCTGATGGTGTGCGCGGTGCTGGCGCAGCGCTATGCGCGTAAAACCGCCAAACAACGGGCCGAGGCGGAAACGCTGGCGGCCAAATAG
- a CDS encoding AAA family ATPase codes for MSDKLRRIVLTGGPGSGKSTLIEVLHRRGYPHSQEAGRAIIQDQASIGGNALPWGDRQAFAERMLDWELRSWREATGATCWFFDRGLPDIAGYLTLCGLPIPAPLTAAIGAFRYADTVFIAPPWRAIYAQDSERKQSFAEAEQTYRAMLAAYRQHGYQLQELPRTSPDERADFLLDALGCR; via the coding sequence ATGTCTGACAAACTACGCCGCATCGTGCTGACCGGCGGCCCGGGTTCGGGCAAAAGCACGCTCATCGAGGTTCTTCATCGCCGTGGCTACCCGCATTCGCAGGAGGCGGGCCGGGCGATTATTCAGGATCAGGCGAGTATTGGCGGCAATGCGCTGCCGTGGGGCGATCGCCAGGCTTTCGCCGAGCGGATGCTGGATTGGGAACTGCGCTCATGGCGGGAAGCGACGGGCGCAACATGCTGGTTCTTCGATCGCGGCCTGCCGGATATCGCCGGTTACCTGACGCTGTGCGGGTTGCCGATCCCCGCCCCCTTAACCGCGGCGATCGGCGCTTTTCGCTATGCCGATACGGTGTTCATCGCCCCACCGTGGCGAGCGATCTACGCGCAGGACAGCGAGAGAAAACAATCTTTCGCCGAAGCCGAGCAGACCTATCGAGCGATGCTGGCCGCCTATCGCCAACATGGCTATCAGCTGCAGGAACTGCCGCGCACCTCACCCGACGAGCGCGCCGACTTTCTGCTCGACGCGCTGGGCTGCCGTTAG